tgtacatatatgtacatatatacacttatCAAAATGTTGCGTAACAACTACAGCATGCAAAGTGATCCAGTGTTTGCGGTAAACCAGTTTCAGGAAAACACCTTGGGAAACTtgacaataaaatgaaaaaaaaaaaaaagaaaacgtaaGCGCTTTAGAACAGTTTATCGGTACAGTTGCCTCCaaacaaaaatgatatatgtacatacatacatacatacttgaTAAAATGTTAGGCAAATAcgcaatttaaattaaattaactcaaTTAACACCATCTGAGCGCAAGGACAGCGCCAGGACAACAGCTGTCAGCTAGTGCATGCACTCTCAGGTGGTTAGtttgcaaatacaataaaagatTAATAAATGCtattaattaatcaatttttccaactatggcaaaaaaaattaGCATTAGTTAGCAAAGTGGGCGTGTGCACGGTGTCCACAGCAGCATTTGTTGGCTTTCCGAGCGAAACAACGCGTCAAATAAAAATGTCTCAGAGATaccaataaaaaacaataaaaatgtgcaatacatacatacgtatgtacatgtataatAGATgggtgtatgtatgtaggcgCAGGCAGAACTATcggaagagagagaaagagagagagagagagcggcaCGTTGAGAGAGCGCCACACGAGCTGAGAATCAGCGGCATTATTGATAAAGCGGACACACGCGtagacacgcacacagcaaTAAAACaagctctcacacacacacacacacacacacacatgcgcgcaCACAGCAGCACTCAAATAGAAGCGTTATGGGAACCAGTTTATTTTAACGACTTTTAAAGCTTGTTAGAAAGCTTCCTTAAcggaatataaataaaacacaaagcTTATTTGAAGCTCACCGATCTTATTAATAACTGTGCGCTTTTTTGAACTAAGACTAGAAAAGCTCGAAAGCTTTCGTGGAAAAGTTTTATCTTTGCTTATCTCCCATTGGGTAATAAAAGAAACAAGAGTCAATAAATTAAGAGCTTTTATGGccgttatatatttatttgatggaTCTTTGGATTGTTGCGTTCGTTTGCAGTTGCCAAATTGGCCCAGGATCAAATCCTGCCGTTGGTCAAGAAAATGGATCTTGAGCACAAATTCGATCCGTCCGTGGTGAAGGCCGTCTTCGAGAATGGCCTGATGGGCATTGAGATTGACACGGAACtgggcggcagcggctgcaatTTCATGACCAACATCATCGTGGTCGAGGAGCTGTCCAAGATCGATCCGGCGGTGGCAGCTTTCGTTGACATTCACAACACATTGGTCAACTCGCTGATGATCAAGTTTGGCAATGCCGAGCAGAAGGCAAAGTATTTGCCCAAACTGGCCCAGGAATATGCCGGCAGCTTTGCGCTGACGGAGCCGGGCGCAGGCTCCGATGCCTTCTCACTGAAGACTGTGGCCAAGAAGGATGGCTCTCACTATGTGTTGAATGGCACCAAGATGTGGATCTCCAACTCCGATGTTGCTGGCGTTTTCCTCGTCTTTGCCAATGCCAAGCCCGAGGATGTGAGTATATCGCATCATTTAACTGCCATGAATCCATAATTAATCCCAATCTCAATGCTATATTTGGCAGGGCTATCGTGGCATTACCACCTTCATTGTGGATCGCGAAACTCCCGGTCTGATTGTGAACAAGCCCGAGGATAAGCTGGGCATTCGCGCCTCTGGCACCTGCATGATCACCTTCGACAATGTGCGCGTACCCGAGGAGAATATCCTGGGCACCTTCGGACATGGCTACAAGTATGCCGCTGGCTTCCTGAACGAGGGCCGCATCGGCATCGGCGCCCAGATGGTGGGCCTGGCCCAGGGCACCTTCGATGCCACCATTCCGTACCTGCTGGAGCGCAAACAGTTCGGCGACGCCATCTACAATTTCCAGTCCATGCAGCACCAGATCGCCACGATTGCCACAGAGATCGAGGCGGCACGCCTGCTCACCTACAATGCGGCGCGCCTGCAGGAGGCGGGCGTTCCGTTCCTAAAGGAGGCGGCCATGGCCAAGTTCTACGCCTCAGAGGTGGCCCAGCGTGCGGCCACCAAGTGCATCGACTGGATGGGCGGCGTCGGCTTCACGCGCGACTTCCCCCAGGAGAAATACTATCGTGATGCCAAGATCGGCGCCATCTACGAGGGCACCACCAACATGCAGCTGAGCACCATTGCCAAGTGCGTCAAGAAGGAGTTCTCGGGCTAAGCTATACAATCCGAGCCCCCTAATCCCTAAGTCTACATATATAAAGCTGAGATATCGTACGTCAGATACGTCAAGTGCATTTAGCTGGGCTGGCGAATGGTTTCTATCGATCGTTGCCAACGCatttacaacaatttttttccTTGTTAACttgtaaatacaatttaattgtaaaaagaaacacacacacacacacaaaggggagagcattttaataatttaattcgcATGTCCGTCGGTTGTGGTAAATGCAGCCAGCAGCACATTGATAACAGTGATAAGAAAAACGCCCATCACAAGCCCCTCGTTGGTTCGCATATATCGTCGACTGCGGCAGCGTTTCAGGCGGCGCTGTTGATGGACTCCCGAGTCTGTTAGCTGAAttcaacaaacaacaatatatatatataacacattGGCATACCTTAAAGATCAATGCAATGCCCACGAGCACCTGGAGCACCAGCGAGAGTATGACCAGCACCAGGCTGCAGTAGAACGTGGAAGCCTCATGATTGTAGGTGATCAGGAAGCGCAGCTGATTTGCATTTGCCGAGAGCAGGGCTATGTCCATCAGACCTGTAAGTG
The sequence above is a segment of the Drosophila virilis strain 15010-1051.87 chromosome 3, Dvir_AGI_RSII-ME, whole genome shotgun sequence genome. Coding sequences within it:
- the LOC6624036 gene encoding short/branched chain specific acyl-CoA dehydrogenase, mitochondrial, with the translated sequence MMNSLKKLPMRMLANAARQQNAAMSSATGLPPPLTYLTDDEKMMKETVAKLAQDQILPLVKKMDLEHKFDPSVVKAVFENGLMGIEIDTELGGSGCNFMTNIIVVEELSKIDPAVAAFVDIHNTLVNSLMIKFGNAEQKAKYLPKLAQEYAGSFALTEPGAGSDAFSLKTVAKKDGSHYVLNGTKMWISNSDVAGVFLVFANAKPEDGYRGITTFIVDRETPGLIVNKPEDKLGIRASGTCMITFDNVRVPEENILGTFGHGYKYAAGFLNEGRIGIGAQMVGLAQGTFDATIPYLLERKQFGDAIYNFQSMQHQIATIATEIEAARLLTYNAARLQEAGVPFLKEAAMAKFYASEVAQRAATKCIDWMGGVGFTRDFPQEKYYRDAKIGAIYEGTTNMQLSTIAKCVKKEFSG
- the NijB gene encoding ninjurin-B isoform X1, with translation MVSVSEEVIEIEDALSSEGSFASTVAGQCCGPEHELDDRQAVQLNDVAATAEAKGKNSPSELSGGHNYATSKNVAEGLMDIALLSANANQLRFLITYNHEASTFYCSLVLVILSLVLQVLVGIALIFKVCQCVIYIYCCLLNSANRLGSPSTAPPETLPQSTIYANQRGACDGRFSYHCYQCAAGCIYHNRRTCELNY
- the NijB gene encoding ninjurin-B isoform X2, giving the protein MVSVSEEVIEIEDALSSEGSFASTVAGQCCGPEHELDDRQAVQLNDVAATAEAKGKNSPSELSGGHNYATSKNVAEGLMDIALLSANANQLRFLITYNHEASTFYCSLVLVILSLVLQVLVGIALIFKRRLKRCRSRRYMRTNEGLVMGVFLITVINVLLAAFTTTDGHAN